From the Clostridium cagae genome, the window AATACGAGTCAAACAAGTGAAATAATGAAAATCAATGATGAAATGAGGAGTTTTGGAGAAAACATTGATTATATGGACAGCAATATAGACAAAGTAGCTGAGATTTCTTCTAATATAGAATCAAAACTTATAGAAAGCAATAAAACCATAAATGAATTAAATAATTCTTTAACTAATTTTGATGGGAGTTTTAGTAAGTTTAATGATGATATAGTAGTTATGAATAAGAAGATAGCATCAATTAAAGGTATAACCTATACTATAAATGAAATAGCAGAACAAACTAATCTTTTAGCATTAAATGCAGCGATTGAAGCGGCTCGTGCAGGAGAAGTTGGAAAAGGATTTAGTGTAGTAGCAGATGAAATAAGAAAGCTTGCAGAACAAAGTAAAGAATCTGTAAATCAAATTGGAAATATAATTGTTAATGTTCTTGAAGAATGTAATAATATGATACAATCAAGCACTGATATAAATTCAGAAGTTGATAATCAAAAAATAAGTATTAATAATACTATAAATTCATTTAATAATATTACAGATTTACTAAATGAAATTACACCTAAAATACAGGAAGTATCTAATATTTCTAATAACAATAATAAGAAAAAAGATATAATTTTAGAAGTTATAGAATCTGTAACTGCAATTTCAGAAGAACTAGCTGCAAGTACAGAAGAAATTGATGCAACTGCTCAAGAATTTAATGTTTCAAGTAAAGATATCAGTACTGTTTCAGAAAAATTAGCTCAATTAATAGAAGAACTAAATGAAGAAGTAAACAAATTTATAATATAAGATAATATGATAGCCACGAAAAATGATTAAACAACTTATTTTTCGTGGCTATTTCATAGTATTTTAAAGAAATATGGCTTTAAATTAAAATATGGAATAAATGAAATTTTAGATGTAATTTTAAATGGTATATTAAGAAAATAAATTTATATGATATAATTATACTAGGATATGTTTTAAAGTAATGTTTATATTTTAATATAATGGAGTATTGACAGTGAAGTTTGATTTTTAGAATTGTTAATTCCTTTGTTCACTGGATTTATACTAAAATAACAACACTAACTTTAAATCAGAAAATTATATTAAAAGGGGATGAAAACTATGAAAATTGAATTTTGTCTTGCAGAAAGTGGAGAAATTATATTTACTAAAGAATCTAGAGATTTAAAGGATATAATAGAGGTTATTACTAGAGTAGGAACTGAAATCAATTTAACCTTTAACAAAGATGATTTCATCCATGGATATGTTCAAAATATTTTGTATCAAGCTAATGCAGAAGAAAATGATGAAAGCATTAGGATATATATTTCAAATGATTGCAAAAATTTAAAAAATACAGCAAGAATATCTGCTGAACATTTAAGCAGTGCAAAACTTAAAAGTTAATTAGAAATGTTGATTAACTAGAACAAAATCGCTAAGGCGACTTTGGAGCCGTCGATTTTTTTAGCTATGCGCCCTTTCCAAACGCAGTGCAGGAATAATGGCGCGGCATATGATTATTTTTTATTCTTTAGGGGTACTCATAATACCTTTAAAACACATTATTTTAAAAGTTATCTACAAATTTTTTAATAATATAAATTCCTAAAGAATAAAAAAACCTTAAATTAAGGAGTGTACAATTTTGTTTTGAACACTCCTTAATTTTAATTAAAAATAATATTTTAATATAGATAGCTATCAAATAAGTAATAGAATGAAACTTAAGGTAAAATGTGTATTTGTAAAAGTTATAGTTTACTTTAAAATTTATATAAAAAGTGATAAAATACTTAAATTTATTAAGAGGTTTTTTTATGTAATTAATATAATATCTATGTTATTATATCTATATTAGTTAAAATAATATTAATATTTATAAGGAGAAATCGTATGAAAAAATTAATTTCATGGAATGTAAATGGGTTAAGAGCTTGTGTAAAAAAAGGATTTATAGATATCTTGAAAGAAAGTAATGCAGATATATTTTGTGTTCAAGAAAGTAAATTACAAGAAGGCCAAATAGACTTAAATTTAGAGGGATATTATGATTATTGGAATTATGCTGAAAAAAAAGGATACTCAGGAACTGCTGTTTTTTCTAAAGAAAAGCCTTTAAACATTTCATTAGGAATAGGAATTGAGGAACATGATAAAGAAGGCAGAGTTCTAACATTAGAATTTGAAGAATTTTATTTAGTTAATGTGTATACTCCTAATTCACAACAAAAATTAGCTAGAATAGATTATAGAATGGCTTGGGAAAATGATTTCAGAAGCTATTTAAATGAATTAAATAAAGCTAAACCTGTTATAGTGTGTGGAGATTTAAATGTTGCTCATAAAGAAATAGATTTAAAAAATCCTAAGAACAATAGAAATAATGCCGGATTTAGTGATGAGGAAAGAGAAAAGTTTGGTGAACTTTTAAAATCAGGTTTTATAGATACATATAGATACTTTTATCCAGATAAAGAAGGTGCATATTCTTGGTGGTCTTATAGATTTAATGCTAGAGCTAACAATGCAGGATGGAGAATAGATTATTTTTTAGTTTCTAAAGATTTTGAAGATAGGTTGGTAGATGCTAAAATACATACACAAATTGAAGGTTCTGATCATTGTCCAGTTGAATTAATAATAAAATAAATAATATTAATATGTAAGGAGATTTTTAAATTATGAAGGAACTTTTTAAAATAAAAGATTTAATATTTTACAAGGAAGATTTTTTAGATGACATAAGTGAATTTGAAGATATATTACCTATAATAAGAGAGTTTAGTGATAATCTTAATTATGAAAAAATAAAGGTAGCTGGTTCAAATGAATGTTGTGAAAAAACTAAAGAAAATTATTTCATTGAAATACATGGATATATAAACCAAGATGATGACTTTATAACAAAAGAAGAATTAGACAAAATGCCAATAGCTATTGATAGAAGTGAATTAGATTTGTTTGTTATTAGAATTTATAAATGTACTAAGTGTAATAAATGGCTTATAGATATATTGGAATAACAGTGTATCTATAATTTCATATATTACAAATGAAGAGGTGAATAAATAATATGAATTTGTTAAATTATAAAAGAAATATAAATTATAAGGTATTATTATTTTTATTAATGTTTACTCTAAATATAATATTTGGAGCAAATCAAATTGCTTATGCTGATGAAAATGAAAAAACAGCAATTAATAATCTAGTAATAGAAGAAGATGATTATGAGGAGTCTATGAAAGGAACAGTAGAACCTTATATTGCAAGTAAAAGAGTAGAAGGATATTTTAAAGTAAACGATGATATTAATCTTTATTATCAAAAATATAAAGTTGAGAATTCTAAGGGTACTATTGTAATTAGCCATGGATTCACTGAAACATTAGAAAAATATAAAGAAGTGATTTATTATTTTTTAAATAAAGGATACTCTGTTTATGGAATTGAACATAGAGGGCATGGACGTTCGGGTTCATTGGGAGTAGTTGATGAAAGTCAAATTCATATAGAAGATTTTAATTTATATATTTCGGATTTTAAAGCGTTTATAGATGATATTGTTAAACCCGAAATTGGTGATGAAAAATTATTCTTATTTGCACATTCTATGGGTGGTGCAATTGGAACTAAATTTTTAGAAGAATATCCAGGATATTTTGATGCCGCTATTTTAAGTGCACCAATGCTTGAGATTGACACTGGGAGTGTTCCTAGCTTTATAGCAAAATCTATATCTTGGATATATACAACATTACCATTTGGTTATAAATATGCGCCTACACAAAAACCATATAGTAATGAATATAGTTTAGAGAATTCTTGTACAAACTCTGAACCAAGATACAAGTATTATTATGATATACAATCCAATAACAAGGAGTTTCAAAGAGGTGGATCTTCTTTTAGTTGGTTAAAATCATCTTTAGATATAACAGAAGAAATTACTAAAAAAGAAAATGCTTCAAAAGTAGAAATCCCAGTACTGTTATTTCAAGCAGAAAAGGATACCTATGTAAAACCAAAAGGACAAAATGAATTTTCTCAGTATGCACCTAAGTGTAAGCTTGTATTAATGGCTGGTTCTAAACATGAAATATATAGAGAAAAAGATGGAATATTGAAAGCATATTTAAATCAAATATTTGATTTTTATAATGATAATTTATTGGATAATTAACAAGGATAGCATTTTCATAAGAAAGGGTTGTTGAACATATAAAGTCAATACACCTTATAAAGCACATTATATATTAAAAAAGATTCCTTTGAGTGTATTTTTAACAATACATTTGAATGAGTCTTTTATTTTGTCTTAATGTCATATATAAACTTAATTATTTATATATGACATAGTATATGTTGTATGATAAAGTAAGTTATAAAATATTATATGATATAATTTTAATATGTAAATAGGAGCATTTTAAAGGAGATTTAAATATGAAAAAAACAATAGGCATATTAGCTCATGTAGATGCAGGAAAAACAACTTTTGCTGAGCAGATACTTTATCATACAAAGAGTATAAGAAAATTAGGAAGAGTAGATCATAAAAATTCATTTTTAGATAAACATGATATAGAAAAACAAAGAGGTATTACTGTATTTTCTGAGCAAGCTTTATTTAAGTATAATGATAATGAATATTATCTTATAGATACTCCAGGGCATATAGATTTCTCAACAGAAATGGAAAGAGCACTAGAAATAATGGACTATGCAATACTTATAATAAGTGGAGTAGATGGAATTCAGGCTCATACTGAAACTGTATGGGAGCTCTTAAGAAAAAATGATATACCAACATTCTTTTTTATAAATAAAATTGACAGAGAAATTGCAAACATAGAAAATGTAATAAATGATATTAAGGTTAAATTAACCAGTAATTTATGCTTAATTGATAGAACTTTGAGTAATAAAAAAATGGAAACCGAATTAATAGAATTTATTGCAGAAAGAGATGAAAAATTATTAGAAGTATATTTAGATAGTGGCTATGATGAAGCTTTATGGATAAATTATATGAAGAGACAAATAAAAGAGGGGAAAGTCTTTCCTTGTTTAAGTGGCTCAGCATTGTTAGACATGAATATAGATGATTTCATAGAAAAATTAGATTTATTAACTTATACAAATTATGAAGAAAACGATGAAAAATTCAAGGGTAAGGTATACAAAATACGTTATGATGAAAAAGGAAGTAAAGTAACTTATATAAAAGCTCTAAGTGGATGCTTAAAAGTAAAAGATAGTTTACTTTATACAGAAAATGAAATAGAATTTAATGAAAAAATAAATCAAATAAGAATATATAATGGTGATAAATTTACATTAGAAGACACTGCATATGCTGGAGATGTATTTGGTGTTACTGGATTAACTAAGTTTAAAATAGGTCATGGTATTGGAGAAACAAATTTAAAAACTAATTATAATATAGTGCCTACATTAAAATCGAAAGTTATATTTAATGAATCAGTTAATACTAAAGAAATGCTTTCATATTTTAAAATTTTGGAAGAAGAGGATCCAGGACTAAATGTATTATGGGATGAGAACTTACAAGAAATAAACATACATATTATGGGAAAAATACAGCTAGAAGTTTTAAAGGAAGTAGTCAAAGAAAGATTTAAGCTTAATATTGAATTTGGAGATTGTGAAGTTTTATACAAAGAGACAATAGGAAATAAAGTTAATGGATATGGACATTTTGAACCTTTAAGACATTATGCTGAAGTATATTTGCAACTAGAACCTGGAGAAAGAAATAGTGGAATAACATTTGAAAGTAAATGTCATGTTGATAATTTAAACATAGGTTATCAAAGATTAATTCAATCTCATATTTTTGAAAAAGAACATAAAGGAATTTTAACGGGTTCTAAAATATGTGATTTGAAAATAATATTGCTTAATGGGAGGTCTCATTTGAAACACACAAGTGGCGGTGATTTTAGAGAAGCAACATATAGAGCAATCAGACAAGGATTAGAGCAAGGAAATAACATTTTATTAGAACCTTATTATAAATTAAAAATAACAGTGGAAAATGAGTATGTTGGAAGAGTTTTATCAGATATTCAAAGACTATCAGGAAGTTTTAATGAACAAGAAACTTTAGAAAATAAAACAATAATTTTTGGAAGAGGTCCTGTAGCAACTTTTATGAATTATAGTATGGAATTAATATCTTTTACTAAAGGAAAAGGTATTATTGCTTTGAGTTTTGATGGATATGATGAATGCCATAATAGCAATGCAGTTATAGAGAAAATAAAATATAAAAAAGAAGGAGATAGAGAATATACTTCAAGTTCAGTATTTTGTTCTAAAGGTCAGGGTTATGTGGTAAAGTGGGATAAGGTTGAAGAACATATGCACTGCTTGCAGTAATTTATAGTCATATATTTTGGTATGATATAAATTTTTAGAATAAGTGAGTATTTAATTATATGCTATTTCATATATAATTAAATGCCAGTTTTAAAATTAATTTATAAGAAAAACGTTATATATAAAGATAGAAGTATTGAAATGGCAATGTTTCTTTTTTTATCATATAAGTAATGTTAAATTATATGATAAATCTTAAATTAATTCAAATAAATGAGTTTAGTTAAGTTTTTTAGCAGTTTTAAGTATATGAAATTTTACTGATTTATTATATAATAAAAATACAATACATAATAAATTATTGGAGGAACTATTATGAGAAGTGTTTATAAGAATCCATCAGAATTAGCAACATGTTTAAAAGATTTTGTTGATACATACTTAGAGGGTTTACTAACTTATGAGAAAATGGAAGGTAAAATATCTAAGATATTGGTAGCAAATAATGTATATAAGAATGGATTTGTATCTGTTAAGTTATCAAATGTCCTTGGAGAAGAAAGAATGGAAATTATCGATAAGATATATAAAGATATGCAAACAATTTAAAAAAATTAAATTAAAGCGATACTAATCAAGTTAGTATCGCTTGTTTTATATAGAAATTTATTTGTATTGGAATAATTAACTCTATTAAATATCTTTATCGTCTTAATAATGTTTATGCATTCATAGGTAAAAATAGCTAACATTCAATTATTACTAAACTCCATTTAAAACTAAGAACATAATATATATTATAATATTAAGATTAATTAAAAATGGGGTTCAATATTTGAATTAGAATAAATTTAAAATTAATGTGAATTATAATTATAAAATAAAATCTGAAATTGCCTATTTGACATATTAAAATATGGGATGATACTTATAAAAATAAAGCATAGAAAACATACTTATGTATAAACTATATTGACATAAGTATGTTTTCTAGGTATTATATAAATCATACTAAACTTATAGGAATAATATACAAAGGATGGAATACTAGAATGAACAGTACGTTTTTAACAGATTTTTTAATGGTAACAAATTTAAAAACTATATTATTTATAGGCATTTTAATAGGAATGTTTTATTTAATAAAAGTTCTTGAAAGAAAAA encodes:
- a CDS encoding exodeoxyribonuclease III, with protein sequence MKKLISWNVNGLRACVKKGFIDILKESNADIFCVQESKLQEGQIDLNLEGYYDYWNYAEKKGYSGTAVFSKEKPLNISLGIGIEEHDKEGRVLTLEFEEFYLVNVYTPNSQQKLARIDYRMAWENDFRSYLNELNKAKPVIVCGDLNVAHKEIDLKNPKNNRNNAGFSDEEREKFGELLKSGFIDTYRYFYPDKEGAYSWWSYRFNARANNAGWRIDYFLVSKDFEDRLVDAKIHTQIEGSDHCPVELIIK
- a CDS encoding alpha/beta fold hydrolase; this translates as MNLLNYKRNINYKVLLFLLMFTLNIIFGANQIAYADENEKTAINNLVIEEDDYEESMKGTVEPYIASKRVEGYFKVNDDINLYYQKYKVENSKGTIVISHGFTETLEKYKEVIYYFLNKGYSVYGIEHRGHGRSGSLGVVDESQIHIEDFNLYISDFKAFIDDIVKPEIGDEKLFLFAHSMGGAIGTKFLEEYPGYFDAAILSAPMLEIDTGSVPSFIAKSISWIYTTLPFGYKYAPTQKPYSNEYSLENSCTNSEPRYKYYYDIQSNNKEFQRGGSSFSWLKSSLDITEEITKKENASKVEIPVLLFQAEKDTYVKPKGQNEFSQYAPKCKLVLMAGSKHEIYREKDGILKAYLNQIFDFYNDNLLDN
- a CDS encoding elongation factor G, which encodes MKKTIGILAHVDAGKTTFAEQILYHTKSIRKLGRVDHKNSFLDKHDIEKQRGITVFSEQALFKYNDNEYYLIDTPGHIDFSTEMERALEIMDYAILIISGVDGIQAHTETVWELLRKNDIPTFFFINKIDREIANIENVINDIKVKLTSNLCLIDRTLSNKKMETELIEFIAERDEKLLEVYLDSGYDEALWINYMKRQIKEGKVFPCLSGSALLDMNIDDFIEKLDLLTYTNYEENDEKFKGKVYKIRYDEKGSKVTYIKALSGCLKVKDSLLYTENEIEFNEKINQIRIYNGDKFTLEDTAYAGDVFGVTGLTKFKIGHGIGETNLKTNYNIVPTLKSKVIFNESVNTKEMLSYFKILEEEDPGLNVLWDENLQEINIHIMGKIQLEVLKEVVKERFKLNIEFGDCEVLYKETIGNKVNGYGHFEPLRHYAEVYLQLEPGERNSGITFESKCHVDNLNIGYQRLIQSHIFEKEHKGILTGSKICDLKIILLNGRSHLKHTSGGDFREATYRAIRQGLEQGNNILLEPYYKLKITVENEYVGRVLSDIQRLSGSFNEQETLENKTIIFGRGPVATFMNYSMELISFTKGKGIIALSFDGYDECHNSNAVIEKIKYKKEGDREYTSSSVFCSKGQGYVVKWDKVEEHMHCLQ
- a CDS encoding TIGR04540 family protein; protein product: MRSVYKNPSELATCLKDFVDTYLEGLLTYEKMEGKISKILVANNVYKNGFVSVKLSNVLGEERMEIIDKIYKDMQTI